Proteins co-encoded in one Malus sylvestris chromosome 7, drMalSylv7.2, whole genome shotgun sequence genomic window:
- the LOC126629948 gene encoding uncharacterized protein LOC126629948: protein MYGSQNNAARVFQLKKDISNLQQEGKPFVQLLGSMKSMWNELEMYRPHTTEASLLLKRAEEDKIFQLLSSLDSGYEDLRSHILMNPDLPSFTSVCATIQREEVRRKVMNIGTKTGVTEARAYLANERKYKVKNPHLKCQHCNYTGHVKETCWILHPELKPEFMKDNKGSQRLNRAPHRANNATASTSHGSDALKNFTANPAALINEFAVYLQSKKEVGFEDGNSIALLGKFAGFLTDTQHMTRDDMQGLPHQEDDW, encoded by the exons ATGTATGGCAGCCAGAACAATGCTGCACGTGTGTTTCAATTGAAGAAGGACATTTCCAACCTACAACAAGAAGGAAAGCCCTTTGTTCAACTTCTGGGCAGCATGAAGAGCATGTGGAATGAGCTGGAAATGTATCGGCCTCATACAACTGAGGCGTCTTTGCTACTAAAAAGGGCAGAAGAAGACAAGATATTCCAACTCTTGTCAAGCCTCGATTCAGGATACGAAGACCTACGAAGCCACATACTCATGAACCCCGATCTACCTTCCTTCACCAGCGTATGTGCAACAATCCAACGTGAAGAAGTACGAAGGAAAGTCATGAACATTGGCACAAAGACCGGTGTAACTGAAGCAAGGGCTTATCTAGCCAacgaaagaaaatacaaagtgaAGAATCCACACTTAAAGTGTCAACACTGCAACTATACTGGTCACGTTAAGGAGACATGCTGGATTTTACATCCAGAATTAAAGCCAGAGTTCATGAAGGATAACAAGGGCTCACAAAGACTGAACCGTGCACCACACAGAGCCAACAATGCAACTGCCTCAACATCTCATGGTTCTGATGCACTCAAGAATTTCACTGCAAATCCAGCTGCACTCATAAATGAGTTTGCAGTGTATCTTCAAAGCAAGAAAGAGGTTGGCTTTGAAGATGGAAATTCAATAGCTTTGCTAGGCAAGTTCGCTGGATTTCTGACAGACACACAACACATGACCCGAGATGACATGCAAG GATTGCCTCACCAAGAAGACGATTGGTGA